A stretch of DNA from Aerosakkonema funiforme FACHB-1375:
TCGGCGATAAAGCAGTTGCCATTAACAGGGAAGAAAAAACCGTCACCTCTGCCAATGGGGTAACACTTCCCTACGACAAAATTGTCTTGGCAACAGGTTCCTATCCCTTCGTACCGCCGATTAAAGGAAATAAGGCTACAGGAACTTTCGTTTATCGGACAATAGAAGACCTTGAAGCGATGTCCGCCTACGCCAAAAACTGCAAAGTAGGCGTAGTTGTAGGCGGAGGATTATTAGGATTAGAAGCAGCCAACGCACTCCAAAACCTGGGATTAAAAACCCACATCGTTGAATTTGCACCTCGCCTCATGCCAGTGCAAATAGATGATATCGGTGGTGCTATCCTTCGCAATAAAATAGAAGAACTGGGAATATCCGTTCATACCAATAAATCGACAACGCAAATCGTCAGCGAAAACGGTAAACTCGTCAAAATGCTATTCGCTGATGGCACCGAATTAGAAACAGACACGATCGTTTTCTCCGCCGGCATTCGTCCCCGTGACGAACTCGCCAGACAATGCGGATTGACAATCGGAGAAAGAGGCGGAATAATCATCAACGATTATTGCCAAACTTCAGATCCAGATATTTACGCTATTGGAGAATGCGCTCTTCATCAGAATCGCATCTACGGCTTAGTAGCACCTGGCTACACAATGGCAGGAGTCGTAGCAGATATTTTCAACAATATCGCGACCAGCAAATTTACTGGCGCGGATATGTCCACCAAACTGAAATTACTGGGAGTGGACGTAGCCAGCTTCGGAGATGCTTTTGCCAGAACACCCGATGCTAAAGAAATTGCGATCGCCGATAACGTTCGAGGTATCTACAAAAAACTGGTACTCAATGAAGATGGCACTCGTTTGTTAGGCGGAATTCTCATCGGCGATGCTTCTGCTTACGGTACTCTGCTGCAATTTGTGCAAAACGGCATAACTTTGCCACCCCATCCCGAAGATTTGCTAATGCCACCACGAGAAGGTAAATCAACAGTCGCCGCGATGGGAGTAGAAAGTTTGCCGGATACAGCCCAAATTTGCTCGTGCAATAATGTCAGCAAAGCACAAATTTGTACTGCTATTCGCGAAAACAAACTCACCGATATCGGCAGCGTCAAAAAATGCACCAAAGCGGGAACAGGTTGCGGCGGTTGTGTACCGTTGGTAACGGATATCCTCAAGTCGGAGATGAAGAAAGCCGGATTGGTGGTGAAGAATCATCTCTGCGAACACTTCCCCTATTCCCGTCAAGAACTCTATCATTTGTTGCGATTCCACCAAATCAAGACATTTGATGAGTTACTCCAACATCACGGTAAGGGATTGGGTTGCGAAATTTGCAAACCTGCCGTCGCTTCCATGCTTGCTTCTACTTGGAACGATCATGTTTTGACTCCCACTCACGTCAGTTTGCAAGATACCAATGATTACTATCTGGCAAACATTCAGCGGGATGGTACATACTCGGTAGTTCCCAGAGTACCGGGGGGCGAAATTACGCCAGAAAAACTGATTGCTTTGGGAGAAGTTGCCAAGGAGTTCAATCTTTACACTAAAATTACTGGCGGACAGCGCATCGATTTGTTTGGTGCGCGTGTGGATCAATTACCGTTAATTTGGCAGAAATTAGTAGATGCGGGATTTGAATCCGGACACGCTTATGGCAAGGCGTTGCGAACAGTAAAATCTTGTGTGGGTAGTACTTGGTGTCGTTTTGGCGTGCAAGATTCTGTTGGTTTGGCAGTAGAATTAGAACTGCGCTATCGCGGTTTGAGATCTCCTCACAAACTAAAATCTGCTGTTTCTGGTTGCACCCGCGAATGTGCGGAAGCTCAAAGTAAAGACTTTGGGATAATTGCTACAGAAAAAGGTTGGAATTTGTACGTCTGCGGTAACGGTGGTATGAAGCCGCAACACGCGCAATTACTAGCAGCAGATATTGACAAAGAAACGCTGATTAAGTACATCGATCGCTTCTTAGTTTTCTACATCCGCACTGCTGACAGATTGGAACGCACTGCTACTTGGTTTAACAAACTGGAAGGTGGCATCGAATATTTGAAACAGGTAATTATCGAAGATTCTCTCGGCATTGGTGCTGAGTTAGAAGCACAAATGGAATACCTTGTCAAGACCTACCAGTGCGAATGGAAAGCGACTATTGAAGACCCGGAAAAACTTCAGCGCTTCCGTCACTTTGTCAATTCCGACGAACCAGACCCCAGTCTGGCTTATGTCGAAGAACGGGGTCAAAAACGTCCGGCGAAGGAACACGAGAAAGCCTTGGTTTAATGTATTAGGGTAAGCGTCGTGTCACCGAATCAACACCGATGAAACTATACTACATTACCCTCAACACCTCAGACGAAGCGCGTCAGATCAGTCAGGCATTGCTTCAGCAACAGTTAGCTGTCTGTACGAATTGGTTTCCCATCACTTGTGCTTATCGTTGGGAAGGCAAAATCGTCGAAGAACCAGAAACAGTGCTGATTGTTAAAACTCAATCCGGCTATCGAGAAGCGATCGAAGAGGTAATCCGCCAGCACATCAGCTATACCAATTTAATCGCTGAAATCTCTCCTGAGTCAATCAATGAAGGCTTTTTCAATTGGTTGAACGCAGAAGTACTGCTGAAATAAGCAACAGCTATCCAAATCTAATATCGGTTGGGAAACTGATGACCATTTATCTCGATTCCGCAATTATTTCAGAAGCCCAAACCGCTAAAGAGTTGGGCTGGGTAAAAGGAATTACCACTAACCCAACTCTTTTATCCAAAACCGATTTACCAGTTGAAACGACACTCAAGGAACTAGCTAAATTAACGAATGGCCCAGTTTTTTACCAGCTAATATCGTCGGAACTGGATGAAATGGTTAAGGAAGGTCGCAAGGCTTTTGAGATTATCGGTTATCAAACGGTGCTGAAAATTCCGGCTACAATAGTTGGCTTTCAAGCTGTTACTCGCCTCTCTCCGGAAATAAACTGTTCGGTGACAGCAATTTACAGTCCGGCACAAGCGGCTGTGGCAAAAGAGGCGGGAGCAAAATATGCGATCGCCTACGTTAACCGCGCTACCAAACTACTAGGTGATGGCATTGCGTTAGTGCGAGAAATGGCAAGCGTTTTGGCAAACAGCAGCACGGAAATTCTCGCCGCCAGCATCAAATCGCCAGAAGAAGCCGCCGCATCTCTACAAGCAGGGGCGCATCATCTCACGCTTCCCTTGAGTATGTTGCAGGCAATGGCAACCGATCGACTTTCACTGCAAACTGTTGAGGATTTCAACAAAAACGGACGCGGCATTAGTTATTAATTATTGCCGTTGTACAACTGACAACTAACAATTAACAAACGAGGAGAAATAAAATGGTTCAAGCATTACCAGTTCGCGATACAATGACAACATGGGTAAATATCTGCCCTCTTTCTGCGATCGCACCGAATACTGGCGTTTGCGCCTTAGTAGCAGGCGAACAAATAGCTGTTTTTCGACTTGGATACGGAACC
This window harbors:
- the nirB gene encoding nitrite reductase large subunit NirB; its protein translation is MIAKKNLIVIGNGMVGHKFLELAIASCATQKWNLITFCEEPRVAYDRVNLSSFFSGKTAADLSLVEPGLYQENGIQIHIGDKAVAINREEKTVTSANGVTLPYDKIVLATGSYPFVPPIKGNKATGTFVYRTIEDLEAMSAYAKNCKVGVVVGGGLLGLEAANALQNLGLKTHIVEFAPRLMPVQIDDIGGAILRNKIEELGISVHTNKSTTQIVSENGKLVKMLFADGTELETDTIVFSAGIRPRDELARQCGLTIGERGGIIINDYCQTSDPDIYAIGECALHQNRIYGLVAPGYTMAGVVADIFNNIATSKFTGADMSTKLKLLGVDVASFGDAFARTPDAKEIAIADNVRGIYKKLVLNEDGTRLLGGILIGDASAYGTLLQFVQNGITLPPHPEDLLMPPREGKSTVAAMGVESLPDTAQICSCNNVSKAQICTAIRENKLTDIGSVKKCTKAGTGCGGCVPLVTDILKSEMKKAGLVVKNHLCEHFPYSRQELYHLLRFHQIKTFDELLQHHGKGLGCEICKPAVASMLASTWNDHVLTPTHVSLQDTNDYYLANIQRDGTYSVVPRVPGGEITPEKLIALGEVAKEFNLYTKITGGQRIDLFGARVDQLPLIWQKLVDAGFESGHAYGKALRTVKSCVGSTWCRFGVQDSVGLAVELELRYRGLRSPHKLKSAVSGCTRECAEAQSKDFGIIATEKGWNLYVCGNGGMKPQHAQLLAADIDKETLIKYIDRFLVFYIRTADRLERTATWFNKLEGGIEYLKQVIIEDSLGIGAELEAQMEYLVKTYQCEWKATIEDPEKLQRFRHFVNSDEPDPSLAYVEERGQKRPAKEHEKALV
- the cutA gene encoding divalent-cation tolerance protein CutA, translated to MKLYYITLNTSDEARQISQALLQQQLAVCTNWFPITCAYRWEGKIVEEPETVLIVKTQSGYREAIEEVIRQHISYTNLIAEISPESINEGFFNWLNAEVLLK
- a CDS encoding transaldolase family protein, producing MTIYLDSAIISEAQTAKELGWVKGITTNPTLLSKTDLPVETTLKELAKLTNGPVFYQLISSELDEMVKEGRKAFEIIGYQTVLKIPATIVGFQAVTRLSPEINCSVTAIYSPAQAAVAKEAGAKYAIAYVNRATKLLGDGIALVREMASVLANSSTEILAASIKSPEEAAASLQAGAHHLTLPLSMLQAMATDRLSLQTVEDFNKNGRGISY